In Polaribacter sp. Hel_I_88, the following proteins share a genomic window:
- a CDS encoding family 16 glycosylhydrolase — translation MKNFYILVFLFLSINVFAQQIIQDDFEGNGTITTWAGDDCDLNTNYANPFKIGINTSSTVLQYDDTGGSYANIRFDTSSNLDLSIKNTFSIKIYVSSSDITGNQENKVSLKLQNNTLAEPWSTQTEIIKPIVLNTWQTVEFDFKNDGYINLNAGSATPVSRTDFNRVLIQVNGENNKDLVTAYIDDVSYYESTYINQDPVFDRLVWSDEFDGQPGVTVDLDDSKWFKQTYPIQGGQSWANGEIQHYTDRMDNSYISNGTLKILAKKETYTNNNNVTKNYTSARLNSKYAFTYGKVEIRAKMPFGVGTFPALWMLGQNITETGGYWATSHGTTPWPDCGEVDIIEHWGDNQDFVQSALHNRSSFGGTVNKGGQRITNASTEFHVYTLEWNEDKMIFSVDGKVHYTYNPSIKNIQNWPYNAPQYLLFNVAILPNITAGFTESAMEVDYVRVYQESTASVSENDNLLDVSLFPNPVNNDLNIRFSSDLGNTKGTIYSITGQKVQEFYLENSAKKVDVSNLSKGVYFLRLASDKGNSSHKIIKN, via the coding sequence ATGAAGAATTTTTATATTTTAGTATTTCTATTTTTAAGCATAAATGTATTTGCTCAACAAATCATTCAAGATGATTTTGAAGGTAATGGAACAATTACCACTTGGGCAGGCGATGATTGTGATTTAAATACTAATTATGCAAACCCATTTAAAATAGGAATTAATACATCTTCAACAGTTTTACAATATGATGACACTGGAGGTTCGTATGCTAATATTCGATTTGACACATCATCAAACTTAGACTTATCTATAAAAAATACTTTCTCTATAAAGATTTATGTTTCGTCATCAGACATTACAGGAAATCAAGAAAATAAAGTTTCGCTTAAATTGCAAAATAACACTTTAGCAGAACCTTGGTCTACACAAACCGAAATTATAAAACCAATTGTTTTAAACACATGGCAAACTGTAGAGTTTGATTTTAAAAATGATGGGTATATCAACTTAAATGCGGGTTCAGCTACACCAGTTTCTAGAACTGATTTTAACAGGGTTTTAATTCAAGTAAATGGAGAAAATAATAAAGATCTTGTAACGGCTTATATTGATGACGTTTCTTATTACGAATCTACTTACATAAACCAAGATCCTGTATTTGATAGGTTAGTTTGGTCAGATGAATTTGATGGGCAACCTGGAGTTACTGTAGATTTAGATGACTCAAAATGGTTTAAACAAACCTATCCAATTCAAGGTGGACAGTCTTGGGCAAATGGAGAGATTCAGCATTATACTGATAGGATGGATAATTCCTACATCAGTAATGGAACTCTAAAAATATTGGCAAAAAAAGAAACCTATACAAATAATAATAATGTTACTAAAAACTACACATCTGCAAGATTGAATTCTAAATATGCTTTCACCTATGGAAAAGTAGAAATTAGAGCAAAAATGCCTTTTGGTGTGGGTACTTTTCCTGCACTTTGGATGTTAGGACAAAATATTACAGAAACAGGTGGTTATTGGGCAACAAGTCATGGAACTACTCCTTGGCCAGATTGTGGAGAAGTAGATATTATAGAACATTGGGGAGACAATCAAGACTTTGTGCAAAGTGCGCTTCATAACAGGTCTAGTTTTGGTGGAACTGTAAATAAAGGAGGTCAAAGAATTACGAATGCATCTACAGAGTTTCATGTTTATACTTTAGAGTGGAATGAAGATAAAATGATTTTTAGCGTAGATGGAAAAGTTCATTATACCTATAATCCATCAATAAAAAACATACAAAATTGGCCTTATAATGCACCCCAATATTTATTATTTAACGTAGCGATTTTACCAAATATAACAGCTGGTTTTACAGAAAGTGCTATGGAAGTTGATTATGTAAGAGTATATCAAGAGTCTACAGCTTCTGTATCTGAAAATGATAATTTACTAGATGTTTCGCTTTTTCCAAACCCGGTAAATAACGATTTAAATATCCGTTTTTCATCAGATTTAGGAAATACAAAAGGAACTATTTATTCCATAACTGGGCAAAAAGTGCAAGAATTTTACCTAGAAAACAGTGCCAAAAAAGTAGATGTTTCTAACTTGTCAAAAGGTGTTTATTTTTTAAGATTAGCATCAGATAAAGGAAATTCATCACATAAAATTATAAAAAACTAA
- a CDS encoding ABC transporter substrate-binding protein → MKFKDQINTVFELKNTPQRIICLVPSITELLVDLGLQNSIVGITKFCVHPSFLIEEKMIVGGTKNIKVDKIKALQPDIILCNKEENTKEIVESCREIAITHVSDIYTIADTLALIHQYGKIFNCEAKSKHIILEILKKHNNFLNFIENKSIKKVAYFIWRKPWMVAASNTFINYLLDTNKFENIFKNQERYPEIDLKELQNLERIDYIFLSSEPYPFKTNHITELQKKFPSTKIILVNGEYFSWYGSRLLKAFKYFKELHNQL, encoded by the coding sequence ATGAAATTCAAAGACCAAATAAATACCGTTTTTGAATTAAAGAATACTCCCCAAAGAATTATATGTTTAGTACCCAGCATTACAGAATTGCTGGTAGATTTAGGCTTGCAAAATAGCATTGTTGGTATTACTAAATTTTGTGTACACCCCAGTTTTTTAATAGAAGAAAAAATGATTGTTGGTGGCACAAAAAATATTAAAGTTGATAAAATAAAAGCACTTCAACCCGATATTATTCTTTGTAATAAAGAAGAAAACACCAAAGAAATTGTAGAAAGTTGCAGAGAAATTGCAATAACACATGTTTCTGATATTTATACAATTGCAGATACTTTAGCACTAATTCATCAATATGGAAAAATATTTAATTGTGAAGCAAAATCAAAACATATTATTTTAGAAATTCTCAAAAAACACAATAATTTTTTAAACTTTATTGAAAATAAAAGTATTAAAAAAGTCGCTTACTTTATTTGGAGAAAACCTTGGATGGTGGCTGCAAGTAATACGTTTATAAACTATTTATTAGATACAAATAAGTTCGAAAATATTTTCAAAAATCAAGAGAGATATCCAGAAATCGACTTGAAAGAACTCCAAAATTTAGAAAGAATAGACTATATTTTTTTATCATCTGAACCTTATCCTTTTAAAACAAACCATATTACTGAACTTCAAAAAAAATTCCCATCCACAAAAATAATTTTAGTGAATGGAGAATATTTTTCTTGGTATGGTTCTAGATTACTAAAAGCTTTTAAATACTTTAAAGAACTACACAATCAACTTTAA
- a CDS encoding SusC/RagA family TonB-linked outer membrane protein, with protein sequence MKTKFKGFLTLLLALVVQVTLAQEKTVTGIVSEASGPLPGVSVSVKGTGTGTETDFNGKYTIKTKSGDVLVFRYLGYKTVEKKIANSNVINVSLEEDSSALDEVVIVAYGTQSRASITGSVSVIDAKQIEATTFSNPVKSLEGLVSGLRVIQADGQPGSDPIIRIRGFGSINADSAPLIVLDGVPYTGSLNSINPQDIASTSVLKDASSTSLYGNKASNGVLLITTKKGSKNRTLVSVDTRIGITQRGAKEYDVIQGPGEFYESYHSVLANSEFYAQGQAGTPVTIAQARQTASNNLIGALGYNLYDVSDETLIDPLTGRLNPSANLLVNDSWEDALFRDRATFNSTNANISGGSENTTYYFSLGTENNNGYTVRSNFKRHTARFKVSASNIAKVITLTGDVSYAKSYSQFVPGDGGNTFSNAFFWTRRIAPVFPVYQYDANWNPILNPNNPGGRAYDFGVPQDFGGGNIRGPRNYAPGEHPLAVIENSTVTNEKDNFNIGFRAKIDLPLDIKFEYVANLLTEIDQGIDFTRPGAGAFAASQNGLLTNNRNNFSAFTNQQLLTWKKDFGRHSYDVLLGHETYEEKFTTLGLTKYNIVGGFSPILDNTSKYISASNYNTKYTTEGYFSRFIYGLDDSYYLNLTGRYDASSVFDPNVRWGAFWSAGASWVISNEDFMKDISNTVTYAKLAANYGTTGNDRIFYPDGGRNLVAYENQYLVDENNEELTAQLLYLGNDQLTWERAASFDIALEMSLLNRVNLSLGYYRKVSNDLLFNTPLRVSSGNPSIPENIGSMVNSGIEVEVAADVVKKEKLNININANLSTLHNEITKLPVGRDSIQSGNFRRVEGRSIFDYFLRKSAPVNPANGNARWYKVDPATGEDVITEVFSEADRYFLDKKAIPAITGGFGTNVQVGNFSLAVQFAYQLGGYGIDNEYFGLLGATTNVTNFADYDKTWTVDNPTASLPRVDPLEPDQYRLTDMYLVDQSYLSISNINFGYLFQNETIKKYNIDSIRLYGTVNNGFLLYSARQGYDPRLNTVGSSSAEFGANRTLSMGLNIKLN encoded by the coding sequence ATGAAAACAAAGTTTAAAGGATTTCTAACGCTACTCTTAGCTTTAGTTGTGCAAGTTACTTTAGCACAAGAAAAAACAGTAACAGGAATTGTGTCTGAAGCTTCTGGACCTTTGCCTGGAGTAAGTGTTTCTGTAAAAGGAACAGGAACTGGAACAGAAACTGATTTTAATGGTAAATATACTATTAAAACAAAATCTGGAGATGTATTAGTCTTTAGATATTTAGGGTACAAGACTGTTGAGAAAAAAATAGCAAATTCTAACGTTATTAATGTATCACTAGAGGAAGATTCCAGCGCTTTAGATGAAGTTGTTATTGTAGCTTATGGTACACAATCTAGAGCTTCTATAACCGGTTCTGTTAGTGTTATTGATGCAAAACAAATAGAAGCAACAACTTTCTCAAATCCAGTAAAAAGTTTAGAAGGTTTAGTTTCTGGTTTGAGAGTTATTCAAGCTGATGGGCAACCTGGTTCTGATCCTATTATTAGGATTCGTGGTTTTGGATCTATAAACGCAGATAGTGCTCCGCTTATTGTTTTGGATGGAGTACCTTATACTGGAAGTTTAAATAGTATAAATCCACAAGACATTGCATCTACAAGTGTTTTAAAAGATGCGTCCTCAACTTCACTGTATGGTAATAAAGCATCGAATGGTGTTTTATTAATCACAACCAAAAAAGGAAGTAAAAATAGAACATTAGTTAGTGTAGACACTAGAATAGGTATTACTCAAAGAGGAGCAAAAGAATACGACGTAATTCAAGGTCCTGGAGAATTTTATGAGTCTTATCATAGTGTACTTGCAAATTCTGAATTTTATGCTCAAGGGCAAGCTGGAACTCCTGTTACCATTGCTCAGGCAAGACAAACAGCTTCTAATAACTTAATAGGTGCTTTAGGGTATAACTTATATGATGTTTCCGATGAAACCTTAATTGATCCTTTAACTGGTAGATTAAATCCTTCTGCAAATCTATTAGTAAACGATAGTTGGGAAGATGCTCTGTTTAGAGATCGAGCAACATTTAACTCTACAAATGCAAATATTTCTGGAGGTTCAGAAAACACGACATATTACTTTTCTCTAGGGACAGAAAATAATAATGGTTATACAGTAAGAAGTAATTTTAAAAGACACACTGCACGATTTAAAGTTAGTGCAAGTAATATTGCTAAAGTTATAACTTTAACTGGAGATGTTTCTTATGCAAAGTCTTACAGTCAATTTGTTCCTGGTGATGGTGGAAATACCTTTTCTAATGCATTCTTTTGGACAAGAAGAATTGCTCCTGTTTTTCCAGTTTATCAATATGATGCAAATTGGAACCCAATTTTAAATCCAAATAATCCAGGAGGTAGAGCATATGATTTTGGAGTTCCTCAAGACTTTGGGGGAGGAAATATAAGAGGTCCTAGAAATTATGCTCCAGGAGAACACCCACTTGCAGTTATAGAAAATTCAACAGTAACAAATGAAAAAGATAATTTTAATATAGGTTTTAGAGCAAAGATTGACTTGCCTTTAGATATTAAATTTGAATATGTAGCAAATCTTCTAACAGAAATAGATCAAGGTATCGATTTTACACGACCTGGTGCTGGTGCTTTTGCAGCCTCTCAAAATGGATTGTTAACAAACAATAGAAATAATTTCTCTGCATTTACAAACCAACAACTTTTAACTTGGAAAAAAGACTTTGGTCGTCATAGTTATGATGTTCTTTTAGGACATGAAACTTATGAAGAAAAATTTACTACTTTAGGTCTTACTAAATATAATATTGTTGGAGGTTTTAGCCCAATATTAGATAATACTTCTAAATATATTAGTGCAAGTAACTATAATACAAAATATACTACTGAGGGATATTTCTCTAGATTTATTTATGGATTAGATGATAGTTACTATCTTAACTTAACAGGTAGATATGATGCTTCTTCTGTGTTTGATCCTAATGTTCGTTGGGGGGCTTTTTGGTCTGCAGGTGCATCTTGGGTTATAAGTAATGAAGACTTTATGAAAGATATTTCTAATACTGTTACCTATGCAAAATTGGCAGCGAATTATGGTACTACAGGAAACGATAGAATTTTTTATCCAGATGGAGGAAGAAATTTAGTAGCTTATGAAAATCAGTATTTAGTAGATGAAAATAATGAGGAATTAACTGCACAATTATTGTACTTAGGAAATGACCAATTAACTTGGGAAAGAGCAGCTAGTTTTGATATTGCTTTAGAAATGAGTTTATTAAATAGGGTTAATTTATCTTTAGGATATTATAGAAAAGTGTCAAATGATCTTTTATTTAATACACCACTTCGTGTTTCTTCTGGAAACCCATCAATACCAGAAAACATTGGGTCAATGGTAAATAGTGGTATTGAAGTTGAAGTTGCTGCAGATGTGGTAAAGAAGGAAAAATTAAATATAAATATTAATGCAAACCTTTCTACATTACATAATGAAATTACAAAACTTCCAGTTGGAAGAGATTCCATTCAAAGTGGAAATTTCCGAAGAGTAGAAGGTAGAAGTATTTTTGACTATTTCTTGAGAAAATCTGCACCAGTAAATCCAGCAAATGGAAACGCTAGATGGTATAAAGTAGATCCTGCTACAGGCGAAGATGTAATTACAGAAGTATTTTCTGAAGCAGATAGATATTTCTTAGATAAAAAAGCAATACCAGCTATTACAGGTGGTTTTGGTACGAATGTTCAAGTAGGTAATTTTTCATTGGCTGTTCAATTTGCATATCAATTAGGAGGTTATGGTATAGATAATGAGTATTTTGGATTGTTAGGAGCAACTACAAATGTTACTAATTTTGCAGACTATGACAAAACCTGGACAGTAGATAACCCAACAGCTAGTTTACCAAGAGTAGATCCACTAGAACCAGATCAATATAGATTAACAGATATGTATTTAGTAGATCAAAGTTATCTAAGTATTAGTAATATTAATTTTGGTTATCTATTCCAAAACGAGACTATAAAAAAATATAACATAGATAGCATTAGATTATATGGTACAGTAAATAATGGCTTCTTACTGTATAGTGCAAGACAGGGTTATGACCCAAGATTAAATACAGTAGGTTCTTCATCAGCAGAATTTGGTGCCAATAGAACTCTATCAATGGGATTAAATATAAAACTTAATTAA
- a CDS encoding RagB/SusD family nutrient uptake outer membrane protein has translation MKRNKFFKVKNIKYFALIFIAVFGISCADLDQSFEDERYLTTTHFNEISAAGGTVGIEAIDGAILSYFRDGEGGEIEFGMKAIDLGMDLRSNDIDMSRSTWFGAWNRYDNTILTSGDNDFIWTFFYRIIKDANEVINLIPDTATDQNVIAFKHKAYAYRGIAYFYLLRMYQHTRASDSELSIPFNNGAELGSPKMPVGDVKKQILDDLTLAYEGLSNYSRPSVEIVDANVAAAYLARYHLTYENWSEAEKFADIAMKVGSLSTDVMHGFDEISLSETIWGAEVTATTSEVYQTFFSHISQINDGYSGWNHFKTVNSNLYNMIPDTDRRKQWFADQQYPSGVIIVPGTWTHYNITPKYTSLKFIAQPGPGVFIGDYIYLRNAEFYLTKAEALAKQGKEAEAQQVLFDLNTTRDDSYVKSTKTGQSLIDDFIIS, from the coding sequence ATGAAACGAAATAAATTTTTTAAAGTAAAAAATATAAAATACTTCGCATTGATTTTTATTGCAGTATTTGGTATTTCATGTGCAGATTTAGATCAAAGTTTTGAAGACGAAAGATATCTAACTACTACTCACTTCAATGAAATTTCAGCAGCTGGTGGTACAGTTGGTATAGAGGCTATAGATGGCGCTATCCTATCTTACTTTAGAGATGGAGAAGGAGGAGAAATTGAGTTTGGAATGAAGGCAATTGATCTTGGAATGGATTTAAGAAGTAATGATATAGATATGAGTAGAAGCACTTGGTTTGGTGCTTGGAATAGGTATGATAATACTATATTAACATCTGGGGATAATGATTTTATTTGGACATTTTTTTATAGAATTATTAAAGATGCTAATGAAGTAATTAATTTAATTCCTGATACTGCTACAGATCAAAATGTAATTGCTTTTAAACACAAAGCATATGCATACAGAGGAATTGCTTATTTTTACTTGTTAAGAATGTATCAACACACAAGAGCATCAGATTCAGAATTGTCTATTCCATTTAATAATGGTGCAGAGCTTGGTTCTCCAAAGATGCCTGTTGGTGATGTTAAAAAACAAATACTTGATGACTTAACACTAGCTTATGAAGGGTTAAGCAATTACAGCAGACCAAGTGTAGAGATCGTAGATGCAAATGTAGCAGCTGCTTATTTAGCAAGATATCACTTAACGTACGAAAACTGGTCAGAAGCAGAAAAATTTGCAGACATTGCAATGAAAGTTGGGTCTTTAAGTACAGATGTAATGCATGGTTTTGATGAGATTTCTTTATCAGAAACAATATGGGGTGCAGAAGTAACTGCAACTACTTCTGAAGTTTACCAAACTTTCTTTTCTCATATAAGTCAAATAAATGATGGATATAGTGGTTGGAATCATTTTAAAACTGTAAATTCTAATTTATACAATATGATACCAGATACAGATAGAAGAAAACAATGGTTTGCAGACCAACAGTATCCTTCTGGGGTAATAATAGTTCCAGGTACATGGACACACTACAATATTACTCCTAAATACACAAGTTTAAAGTTTATTGCACAACCAGGACCAGGTGTATTTATTGGAGATTATATTTATTTAAGAAATGCAGAGTTTTACTTAACTAAAGCAGAAGCTTTAGCTAAACAAGGTAAAGAAGCAGAAGCTCAGCAAGTATTATTTGATTTAAATACAACCAGAGATGATTCTTACGTGAAATCTACAAAAACAGGTCAGTCCTTAATAGATGATTTTATTATATCGTAG
- the pyrF gene encoding orotidine-5'-phosphate decarboxylase, producing the protein MTTQQLVSQINQKKSFLCIGLDVDLDKIPTHLLALEDPIFEFNKAIIDATHHLCVAYKPNTAFYEAYGIKGWQSLEKTIKYINKNHPEIFTIADAKRGDIGNTSTMYAKAFFNDLAFDSVTVAPYMGKDSVEPFLAFKDKHTILLALTSNEGAFDYQTKKIDEEELYKHILETSKTYKNSENLMYVVGATKADYFKEIRKIVPNSFLLVPGVGAQGGNLQDVCKYGLSENVGLLINSSRGIIYASNNEDFAEVAAQNAKELQSEMAIILNQFYGDHSF; encoded by the coding sequence ATGACAACACAACAATTAGTATCACAAATAAATCAAAAAAAATCGTTTTTATGCATTGGTTTAGATGTAGATTTAGATAAAATTCCAACACATTTATTGGCTTTAGAGGATCCTATTTTTGAGTTTAATAAAGCCATTATAGATGCTACTCATCATTTATGTGTGGCTTACAAACCTAACACAGCTTTTTATGAAGCTTATGGAATTAAAGGTTGGCAGTCTTTAGAAAAAACCATAAAATACATCAATAAAAATCATCCAGAAATTTTTACAATTGCTGATGCAAAACGTGGTGATATTGGCAATACTTCAACTATGTATGCCAAAGCTTTTTTTAACGATTTAGCCTTCGATTCTGTGACTGTTGCACCTTATATGGGTAAAGATTCTGTAGAGCCTTTTTTAGCTTTTAAAGACAAACACACTATTCTATTAGCGTTAACCTCTAATGAAGGTGCTTTTGATTATCAAACTAAAAAAATTGACGAGGAAGAATTGTATAAACATATTTTAGAAACCTCTAAAACCTATAAAAATTCTGAAAACCTAATGTATGTTGTTGGTGCAACCAAAGCTGATTATTTTAAGGAAATCAGAAAAATTGTACCAAATTCCTTTTTACTAGTGCCTGGAGTTGGTGCTCAAGGTGGCAATTTGCAAGATGTATGTAAATATGGTTTATCAGAAAATGTAGGCTTATTAATCAACTCTTCTCGAGGAATTATTTACGCTTCGAATAATGAAGATTTTGCAGAAGTTGCTGCTCAGAATGCCAAAGAGTTACAATCTGAAATGGCAATAATCTTAAACCAGTTTTATGGTGATCACTCTTTTTAG
- a CDS encoding TlpA disulfide reductase family protein, whose amino-acid sequence MKKIFLLLFIVFVGCSDDPKEFSEEANLEMLIGLDDSKITLREVLYQQKGKKIFIDVWASWCKDCVIGFPKVKELQAEFPEVAFLFLSVDISNPSWNRAIEKYNLVGEHYNLPKGMEEGDFVDFVNLNWISRYMVIDEKGKIEVFRAIDPLDKKIIKALKKTK is encoded by the coding sequence ATGAAAAAAATATTTCTCTTATTATTTATTGTTTTTGTAGGGTGTTCAGACGATCCTAAAGAATTTTCTGAAGAAGCTAATTTAGAAATGTTAATTGGTTTAGACGATTCTAAAATTACGCTGAGAGAAGTTTTATATCAACAAAAAGGGAAAAAAATATTTATTGATGTTTGGGCTTCTTGGTGCAAAGATTGCGTTATTGGTTTCCCAAAAGTAAAGGAATTACAAGCGGAATTTCCTGAGGTTGCTTTTTTGTTTTTATCAGTAGATATTAGCAATCCTTCCTGGAATAGAGCCATCGAAAAATACAATTTAGTGGGCGAACATTATAATTTACCAAAAGGAATGGAAGAAGGTGATTTTGTTGATTTTGTAAACTTAAATTGGATTTCTAGGTATATGGTTATTGATGAAAAAGGAAAAATAGAAGTTTTTAGAGCTATAGATCCATTAGATAAAAAAATTATAAAAGCATTAAAAAAAACTAAATAA
- the tpiA gene encoding triose-phosphate isomerase: MRQKIVAGNWKMNADKAETKALIKGIKKAIKKLALKNTRVIISPSYVNLSTAIKRADNSKIEVAAQNMHQAKSGAYTGEVSADMLKSINVKTVIIGHSERREYFNETDALLAEKMDAVLANGLEAIFCFGEKLEERKSENHFKVVESQLKNALFHLEAANFKNIVLAYEPVWAIGTGETASPEQAQDMHAFIRETISKKFGKEVAENVSILYGGSVKPANAEEIFSKPDVDGGLIGGASLKAEDFTAIIKAI, encoded by the coding sequence ATGAGACAAAAAATAGTAGCTGGAAATTGGAAAATGAATGCTGATAAAGCTGAAACGAAAGCACTTATTAAAGGAATTAAAAAAGCGATTAAAAAATTAGCTTTAAAAAACACGAGAGTAATCATCAGTCCTTCTTATGTTAATTTATCTACTGCCATTAAAAGAGCTGATAATTCTAAAATAGAAGTTGCTGCACAAAATATGCACCAAGCAAAAAGTGGCGCTTATACAGGTGAGGTTTCTGCGGATATGCTAAAATCTATAAATGTTAAAACGGTTATTATTGGGCATTCTGAAAGAAGAGAATATTTTAATGAAACTGATGCACTTTTAGCAGAAAAAATGGACGCTGTTTTAGCAAATGGCTTAGAAGCTATTTTCTGTTTTGGTGAGAAGTTAGAAGAAAGAAAAAGCGAAAATCATTTTAAGGTTGTTGAAAGTCAGTTAAAAAACGCGTTATTTCATTTAGAAGCTGCAAACTTTAAAAATATTGTTTTGGCTTACGAACCAGTTTGGGCAATTGGAACAGGAGAAACTGCAAGTCCAGAACAAGCACAAGATATGCATGCTTTCATAAGAGAAACCATCAGCAAAAAGTTCGGAAAAGAAGTTGCTGAGAATGTATCAATTTTATATGGAGGAAGTGTAAAACCTGCAAATGCAGAAGAAATTTTCTCTAAACCAGATGTTGATGGAGGTTTAATTGGTGGTGCCTCTTTAAAAGCTGAAGACTTTACTGCGATTATAAAAGCGATATAA
- the prmA gene encoding 50S ribosomal protein L11 methyltransferase, giving the protein MDNIYIEYNFTVSPKEPATEILIAELGNVGFESFVENENGVTAYIQKSEWTETILEDIFVINSDEFSIEYNQKEVEQTNWNAEWEKNFTPIQVDDLVSIRAPFHENPDLKYDIVIEPKMSFGTGHHETTHMMVQHLLQMDLENKKTLDMGCGTGILAIFAEMKGAKPIDAIDIDTWCYENSIENVERNNCSNIAVYEGDSALLANKKYDVIIANINRNILLMDIKVYANCLNDKGVLLLSGFYQEDIPIIDAEVSRYNLKLDTFIERNNWVALKYNKL; this is encoded by the coding sequence ATGGATAATATTTATATAGAATACAATTTTACAGTTTCGCCAAAAGAACCTGCAACAGAAATTTTAATAGCAGAATTGGGCAATGTTGGTTTTGAGAGTTTTGTTGAAAATGAAAACGGAGTAACAGCATATATTCAAAAAAGTGAATGGACAGAAACTATTTTAGAGGATATTTTTGTGATAAATTCTGATGAATTTTCAATTGAATACAATCAAAAAGAAGTGGAGCAAACCAACTGGAATGCAGAATGGGAAAAGAATTTTACACCAATTCAAGTTGATGATTTGGTGAGTATTAGAGCTCCTTTTCATGAAAATCCTGATTTAAAATATGATATTGTCATAGAACCAAAAATGAGTTTTGGAACTGGGCATCATGAAACTACACACATGATGGTGCAGCATTTATTGCAAATGGATTTAGAGAATAAGAAAACGCTAGATATGGGTTGTGGAACTGGAATTTTAGCAATTTTTGCTGAAATGAAAGGAGCAAAACCAATAGATGCTATCGATATTGATACTTGGTGTTATGAGAACTCCATAGAAAATGTGGAACGTAATAACTGTAGCAATATTGCTGTTTATGAAGGAGATTCAGCACTTTTAGCCAATAAAAAATACGATGTGATTATTGCTAACATCAACAGAAATATTTTATTAATGGATATAAAAGTGTATGCAAACTGTTTAAATGATAAAGGCGTGCTTTTACTAAGTGGATTTTATCAAGAAGATATTCCTATAATTGATGCAGAAGTTTCTCGATATAATTTAAAATTAGATACTTTTATAGAAAGAAATAATTGGGTTGCATTAAAATACAATAAGTTGTAA
- a CDS encoding ATP-dependent Clp protease adaptor ClpS: protein MSTKEKIQEDVDVLEQEVFQHEIVLHNDDVNTFDHVIDSLIDVCDHTLEQAEQCATLVHYKGKCTVKSGEFKDLEPRCSKLLQLGLSAELI from the coding sequence ATGAGTACAAAAGAAAAAATTCAGGAAGATGTTGATGTCTTAGAGCAAGAAGTATTTCAGCATGAAATTGTTTTACACAATGATGATGTAAACACCTTTGATCACGTAATTGATTCTTTAATAGATGTCTGTGATCATACTTTAGAACAAGCAGAACAATGTGCAACTTTAGTGCATTACAAAGGAAAATGCACTGTAAAGTCTGGTGAATTTAAAGATTTAGAACCAAGATGCTCTAAGTTATTACAATTAGGTTTATCAGCAGAATTGATATAA
- a CDS encoding DUF2007 domain-containing protein, with translation MKNEHVKIFSGSSIIINRLKSLLEEENITSIVKDNINMSKVSGFGPLGQSIDLFILNSDVEKAQPIINKYKEQINS, from the coding sequence ATGAAAAATGAACATGTAAAAATATTCTCAGGATCTTCTATTATAATTAATAGGCTAAAATCTTTATTGGAAGAAGAAAATATCACTTCCATCGTTAAAGATAACATTAATATGAGCAAAGTTAGTGGATTTGGACCATTAGGACAATCTATAGATTTATTCATTTTAAATTCCGATGTAGAAAAAGCGCAACCAATTATAAATAAATACAAAGAGCAAATTAATTCGTAA